DNA from Littorina saxatilis isolate snail1 unplaced genomic scaffold, US_GU_Lsax_2.0 scaffold_765, whole genome shotgun sequence:
ttttatatttttaattttcagagcttgtttttaatccgaatataacatatttatatgtttttggaatcagaaaatgatgaagaataagatgaatgtaaatttgtatcgttttaaaaacaaattttttttttttacaattttcaggttttcaatgaccaaagttatcaattaatttgtaagccaccaaattgaaatgcaataccgaagtccgaccttcgtcagagattgcttggccaaaatttcaatcaatttgattgaaaaatgagggtgtgacactgccgcctcaacttttacaaaaagtcggatatgacgccatcaaaggtatttatcgaaaaaaataaaaaaaaatatccggggatatcattcccaggaactctcatgtcaaatgtcataaagatcggtccagtagtttggtctgaatcgctctacacacacacacatacacacgcacagacagacacacacacatacaccacgaccctcgtctcgattccccctctacgttaaaacattattttagtcaaaacttgactaaatgtaaaaataaaaaataaaaaataaaaaaatgggatagcggcgaaacgggattgcgccaaaatgggatgcgatagtaagatgacgcttggcttgtgaaatgtcgccaaaatgggacggcggcaaaacgggattgcacgtaaatgggatattgcgcgaattataaacgaaggagtagaccctaagtttctcgtacgagatgtttactgggagtaaatatttggggagtaaaaatttagttccttgtggagttcttttttcgtacaagatttttactggaagtttactccggagtcaatttttcgtggagtaaaaatttcgtgttacaccggttcatgaccgttgtggtaacgagcgcacattgctgtctccatattgtgttcctacgaatcgaaagtatgatcgccaagcccttctgtcattgaaggcaacgttcgatatttgcgtctgtcagcgtcgccaacgttcgacagattgtactactgttactcacaaactttcaatttacacaatgaaatgccaataacatgcaaacacaacaatgggagacgaagggaaaacctactagcgattgaaattatgcaaacgaactcacaaatccctcactttccgaatgcaaatgctgcaaatccgtatgcgcgcgtcgctgtgccgaacgttgggttgccgaacgttgctgacagacgcaacaaaacttgatcaaaaggcactaaaaacgattaaatgttttacttactgggtatcgcattcctctttttcttcctgcagacgatatgaagcggttgaaacgtcgtttccgatgaaaggctcggttatttccgttaaaaacgaagtttgccgaacgtgtgattccgtctacagacaccggtcggatcacaacaaaaatgttcattctttgcgattttgtgatactgttgatgatacacctgctttccagtgaagaacatcaataaaatgatgttcacaagcaagaataacagacaaaagcacgcgatgtgtaaaattaggctttgctttgcaaacaaagcacgtgttttttttactgacagacactttcggtggcgattgaaaatttttccagaaacggttttatgctcccatttgatattttttccctattttatctagtcagagactaaccttgtgtattaattgaattaataaccccattatcatatgttttgtgtgatatttcgtgtctgcttgaatcacactttgagatggggtcatgtgacagaaggaaatggtgtctgtcaggattcacacgttcgcttcgaaaaactcgctcaaataattgctcaaacacaaacattttagcttttatttatttttttgtattgcaaataccatacttactcatgccaagcagaaaaaatgatgaaaatcaacacagtaagcaagtaatttcaaggcaaagtttacacacatcaaagagtctgattaccgtgaaacctgccacaAGGCTATATACACGTTACAGGCTTTACACGAATTCTTACGTTATGATCAAAATTGAGaatgtacagagagagagagagagagagagagagagagagagagagagagagagagagagagagagagagagagagagagagagagagagagagagagagtggggtggggggggcgaAAGTGAATAAATCTGTGCGTGTGGTTATTCACGTATATTgctactagatgaatacccgcttcgccgggtacggcttcgccgggaagaagtcgagacGAATACctggctgcgccggggacccggctttgccgggtgtacgccggcttcgccggcgcaccgcacgaaggaagggagataaacgcgcaaaacactggagaagataaggaagagtaatacccggcttcgcagGGACAGTGACCTTCAAAAAATaatataacgggaatatggattgagcgttgtcgacagtgaccttctaaaaatagaaacgggaatatggattgacgccacacgaaggaagggagataaacgcaaaacactggagaagataagaaagagttactgggaatggggtctgggaagatgaacagaaaaaacaaaatcggttcagcgctgcgcgctgagagcacgtgttgaaaattttcatcgaccaggttgtgtccggggtgtatctgaagatgcccaccaaatttgaagcagatccatcgagaactttggccgcgcatcgcgaacacacacacacacacacagacagacacaagtcgtatatatatatagattctgATAGACACAGGAGGAGATTCGGGGGCTATGATTGGATACATTATATTCGCACACAGCCCTATTTCAGCAAGCGGGCCCTGTTGCTGCGGAAGAGTAGCAATAAGGAATATATTTAAAACGACAAACTGCACGGGGTTCCGGTTTCATCACTGTGGGTGAATTCAGTACACGAATACCTGGTCAGGTGTGCTTCTGTTAGAGGTCAACAGACAATTCAATTTGCAGCAAACTAATACTGACCGTACATGAAACTCATAAACTTTAACCgagtaaaatccagttcttggAAAGGCAACACAACTCCGATTGGAGTCCAGCATACAGCGAAGACACTTAGTCTACCTCTGAGCCAGTGTATCCGGCTTACAACCCCAACTGTGAAATGCAAACTGTGAAAAGTACCTTATATGCATTCCCacggcagcaacaacaacaacaacaataacaacagcaacaacaactaacaCGTCCTTTCTTCCTAAAACTAACCGTTCCCATTACTCATATTTCTTCTCGTTTTTCTTGTCCttgacattttgttatttttgatgTTTGAACGTTGGCAGCCGATCTGTCGGAGTAGTTTTGTACTCTGCGAATGGTTTACTGCTCCTGTCAAATAATGCAGAAGAATAAAAGTGCAATGCTGCTCTACATAATGGTGAATGAGATAGCACTGCTTGACTCCCTAACAGCCATTGTTTGGTTCCCATTTTAGCCTGCTTGAgaacagagaagaaaaacaaagacgTATTTTACTGTCATCACGTGGTGTCATGGAGCTTTTAATCAGCGCGTCTACACGGCTTCTGAAGTCAGCGGGCTGATGCTGTAAAAGTGTTTGTGAGATCTCTTGcaattatttatttgtttttgtattgaTTGATGTTTGATAAAGAGATCAATCGTACTCTGGtcaaggaaggagagagagagagcgcgcgcgcgcgcgcgagagagagagagagagagtgtagttgagagagagagacttacagacagagagagagacttacagacagacagagagacagaaagagagagacagagagatacacagagagagagagagagagagagagagagagagagagagagagagagagagagagacagacagacagacagacagacagacagatagacagacagatagacagacagatacagacagacagacatacagacagacacagaaggaaaagagatagacagacattacATCTTCAAGAAAGTCCGATAAGCCAACCCTTATTCCAACCGACGTCACCATGCACGTCCTCGGACTTAGCACAATATTAACACTCTCACCATTTCCTCTCATAACTTACGGCCACTTGCCTCCTCGCAGGATTATCAGACCTCTCAATTCCTCAGCTGACCATCGTAAAGACGCTGGAATGACCAGAAGCTAGATCAACAAGGGCACTAATCTCTCACCAGAAGAACATAATTTATCTCGCCTTTTTGTTCAGCTAGCAAATGAATGCACCCTTCTGGTGATTATTTCTGAATACGACCCGATGTTGTTGACTGGTAAGGACTGGCATCAGGCTTGTTCCTTCAGTTACCACGTGTTCTTGTCTGGCCATTGACTTTGATGGACATTAGTTTGTGTCCTTTACTGGAAAGAAGAGGTACCTTAATTGTTTCCCGATCTTACGGGCGGAGAACTCTGAAAACGTCGTTCACTGACAAAGAGTAGTATCTCGCTGGTTCTTTAACCATGTCTCTTTCTGGCGGAATACTCTGACTCTGCGGCCTTGAAAGGTAGAGATATATTCGGTTAACGGGCTGGGAGGATGAATTTGACTATTAACAAGATCAGGCAGAAAGATTCACAGTAAATTATCAAGGctattaaaaacaagaaagacgGTCTAGAGTGTTCATTATCGCTCGTAATGACTGCAGTGTCATGATGGaacggccacacacacacacacacacacacacacacacacacgcacacacacacacacacacgtacacacacacacacacacgcacacacaaacacacgtacacacacacacatacacacacacatacacacacacacacatacacacacacacacgcacacacaaacacacgtacacacacacacacacacacatacacacacacacacacacgtacacaccctcatacacacacgcacacacacatacacacacacacacacacacacgcacacacacacacacacacacacacacgtacaaacacgcacacacacacacacacacacacgcacacacaaacacacaaacacacacacacacacacacacccgaacACACCcccgaacacacagacacacgtacacacacacacacacacacacacacacacacacacacacacacacacacacacacatacactacttTTTAAAGGAACTCTCCTCCAAAACGGTTTAATCGTTCAATTGTTTAAGTTTTAAACTCTATGGTTGGATACTGTTTGTAGCCTGGATTAAAGCCTCCACCGCCAGCTGCGGCAGATTAAAGCCTTCACCGCCAGCTGCGGCAGATTGAAGCCTTCACCCCCAGCTGCGGCAGATTGAAGCCTTCACCGCCAGCTGCGGCAGATTGAAGCCTTCACCGCCAGCTGCGGCAGATTGAAGCCTTCACCGCCAGCTGCGGCAGATTGAAGCCTTCACCGCCAGCTGCGGCAGATTGAAGCCTTTCACCGCCAGCTGCGGCAGATTGAAGCCTTCACCGCCAGCTGCGGCAGATTGAAGCCTTCACCCCCAGCTGCGGCAGATTGAAGCCTTCACCCCCAGCTGCGGCAGATTGAAGCCTTCACCGCCAGCTGCGGCAGATTGAAGCCTTCACCCCCAGCTGCGGCAGATTGAAGCCTTCACCGCCAGCTGCGGCAGATTGAAGCCTTCACCCCCAGCTGCGGCAGATTGAAGCCTTCACCGCCAGCTGCGGCAGATTGAAGCCTTCACCCCCAGCTGCGGCAGATTGAAGCCTCCAGCCGAGGCGTTTCCGACGTCAGTGTCTGCACAACATTGTCTTTTTTAATCAGTTTAGCAGTTGGCTTTCTCAAAGTTGCTTTAAAGGATAATACTCCTcgccaaaacaacaacaacgacgacgacgacaacaacaacaacaacaacaacaacaacaacaacaacaacaatagcagcagcagcaacgacaacaacaacgacgacgacgacaacaacaagaacaacaacaacaacaacaacaacaacaacaacaacaacgacgacgacgacgacgacgacaacaacaacaagaacgacgacgacgacaacaagaacaacaacaacaacaacaccgacgacgacgacgacgacgacgacgacgatcaACTCGCCCCAAGAGCTATGACGTTTGGTTTTGGGTTTGAAAGTATGCCACCACACACTGGGAATACCTCAAAATCAGCGTTTAAACGTTCGAGCATTAAAGACACAGGCATTCTCGTGTATGCAGTGCGGCTCGCCGTATCAGGTCAGGCTAGGCTTTTAATCGGTTTAAGACCACTCCGTCGCTTGAACACATACAAGAAATTAACATCTTGACTgcctgctgtggtgagttgaattttttttttcgaaatgaTTTTTCAGAATTAATTCATGACAAATACCCACTGTGCAGAAAGAGCAcgcaggctgttcatttttgttatgtgaacaagtggagggatgctctcaTTCCACGTGAAAGCCTGACCAGAGCTGAGATGATGAGCCGAATTGTTTTGACGAAGAGTATAGTGTGCCTTTAGAATATAAACGCTGGGGTGCTGTGAATGTGGTACGCCAAAGTGGCATTGTGACACGGACAAACAAATTGTGAGACGACGTTTCAATAAACATGATAGGAGGACGTTTCGCACGTCAACATTTTGAGGAGTGTGCTTGGCTACTGGGGGTTTGGTTATTTTGGTTTCTGCACCCAAATGTTttcgtgtgtgttttctttcccTGAAATTTGATTTGCACAACTCTCGAATGTCTTTAAAGGAAAGATGACTCTCCTCGAAATGAAAGCATATGTCCCTGTTTTAAGCTGACAGATCGGTTTACCTGGGGTCGGGGATAGGGGAGAAGGGTATGGGAGGACAAATAAGAAAGTGTTGCAAACTGATGATATAAATACCTGAAGAACATCGATATCAAAGCTCCAAAGTTTGACATTCTTGAAGGAAAAGGTGATCCACGTTTGCCCAGTTCTTCAAAGGTGGCCTTCCAATGAAGTCCTTGACAAACTGCAGCATTGTAACCCCTCGCTGTGTGTTATGTCTCCACTGCACAATAATTCCCTATGCATATTACCCAATGAATTCATTATATGTCGCTGTGTGATCCAGTGTTTTACGCCATATGCCTCTTCTGCAAGACGGCAGGACATTCTCAATGGCATCTGAATGGAACGGACTTGTTTGTAAAGTTGTTTCACACACACCCAAGACAGAACCCATAAGACCTAGCATAACATAGAATAATTATGTTCTATTCTTTATGCTTTATCTCTACTACCAcaaccactcccccccccccccattctctACACATGTCCTCTCTGCATCTGCAAAATGTCACAAATAATCCGCAGGCTGAAATAGGAGGAAGTACTACCAAAAGTAAAGACCTAAATACAGCGCTCAATTTCTGGCTGTTCTTCTTCCTCAAAGTCCGGCTCTTTCCGGCAACCCCCTGTTCTGGGCCgaagtgcacgagaaagttaccaaccgggagCCAGttgcggtgttggattggttgaaattgagatttgtcgTGACAAACGAATCAGACACTTGCGGCTAATTCTCTCCCGTGtaggtggcacccactttcggtccGTGCACCTCAGGACTGCTGCTGTCCAGCGTACAAGAGCAAGCTGATTAGTGAAAGTGTTGTCCACTTGACGGCAACCCTCCGGATGTCACCCACTGGCTGTCCACTTTTGCTGACGGGCAAGACGGCTTGCTTCGTTACCGGTCTTTGCGTTGGGACCGTCGGGCACGTTGCTATTCTTGTGGTCCGGATCTTGTTGACCATTTGTAAGGCTAATGGTGAACATTGTTTGACgacactgatgatgatgatgatgatgatgatgatgatgatgatgatgatgatgatgatgatgatgatggtgatgatgctGACGATGCTGACGATGCTGAtgttgctgatgctgatgatgctgatgatgctgctgctgctgctgctgctgaaaatgatgacgatgatctctctctctctctctttctttctctctctctctctctctctctctctctctctctctctctctctctctctttctctctctccgaccCATCCATAAAAAAAGATCAGGCGAACCGCCACAGATCTGTCCTCGCTTAACGGACAAGAGCTTTCTTCCACTTGGACAAGTAGTGCACATCAACAGCCTGAAATTTAATGCTTTCTCTGCAGAGTGAAATTATTTTGCACAAATTTAACTTCGCACATGGACGGCAAAAGAAAAAGTAATCCAACCGATCCAGCTGCAAGGGAACAGTTTTTTttagtgtttgtctctcttttcCCTTTATCATGTTTTAACcccttgttttttacatttagtcaagttttgactaaatgttttaacgtagaggggggaatcgagacgagggtcgtggtgtatgtgtgtttatacaactcctgtaatgcaaccgaggggtggattaaatctagttgattatttttagacaagtgagaaattagaacgaactactttgattacaccaaaatcacacgtggattattcgaagtaagaataaagagggctaaaaaataatcaatactagaatttatttttagaacatgacatcatttgaaacccagacgattggaccctgttgcggaagaatacaacgttgactcaaaactgtaacaacaatggctgacgtgtataaagtacacgcatacctcgccaggtttgtttttatgactagtcgacagacgatgccatttgctttgtgtgtggttttgttgttgcttactgtacatgacatacattacgtgtaaaatccagttctttaacaggcaacaaaccttgcaaatttccagaagctgcaatctgaagcgacctatctctgattctagcagacgatctctccaatgtttaacacaaaatcagcaaactctcctgtcacatagaacgtccattatatagtgcaatgttgaaatgaagttaccggtctgaaacatttagtcgtttcttctgagacaatccttgttctcttatcatctacagatttaccgctgtcttcaccacgcgaattcacaacagaagtcagactttcgaacatacaatctacgtaggcaagcatgatacgtcatgacgtcatatgattcctagcatattgacgtaatgctaaacatccggttatcccgagttttctccgtaatacatgtccgtgggtttttcaatgttcggttatttccgtggcttcacgcggaaagggaaccgtcgtctgcaatcagtcaacgacatggaccattctggtcattgttgctgacaaaaacatgattttaacacagaatgtaatgtcagaatagctatataaacgctattgtgttttaatcgtagcaatagggtccgatatttagacgagacaagtataatgccgacgagtcggagactaagaataaagtaaaacaatagggactatttgaatgacgcgcatttgacactcagtctgagtgattaggctgaaatgaaattgcctacaaaatgtcgtctgcatgactgcatgttcgacccgcgTTGTTCTTTACaagtataaatagcttaaacaatgacaactcgttgattactggaaaataaaccactcgtgggtatttgcagccgcaaataaaccactcgtgggtatttgcagccgcttggtaattcactcgtgtgctccgcacactcgtgaattaccaagcggctgcaaatacccactcgtggttaattttccagtaatcaactcgtggtcattgtttaagctctatgtgtgtgtgtgtctgtctgtctgtctgtgcgtgtatgtgtgtagagcaattcagactaaactactggaccgatctttatgaaatttgacatgagagttcctgggaatgatatccccggatattttttctttttttccgataaatacctttgatgacgtcatatccggctttttgtaaaagttgaggcggcactgtcacaccctcatttttcaatcaaattgattgaaattttggccaagcaatcttcgacgaaggcgggacttcggtattgcatttcagcttggtggcttaaaaattaattaatgactttggtcattaaaaatctgaaaattgtaaaaaaaatatatttttcaaaaaccaagccaaatttacattcatcgtattctttatcatttactgattccaaaaacatataaatatgttatatttggattaaaaacaagctctgaaaattaaaaatatataaattatgatcaaaattaaattttcgaattcaatttaaaaacactttcatcttattccttgtcggttcctgattctaaaaacatatagatatgatatgtttggattacaaacacgctcagatagttcaaacgaagagagatacagaaaagcatgctatcctgctcagcgcaactactaccccgctcttcttgtcaatttcactgcctttgccacgagcggtggactgacgatgctacgagtatacggtcttgctgaaaaattgcattgcgttcagtttcattctgtgagatcgacagcttgactaaatgttgtattttcgcattacgcgacttgtttgtttttgttaaccacctttatttttgtttattgagATATGTTTGCCGTTGTGTAAAGGAGGAAGCTAGGCTACTCTCGTTTGGGTGTGGTTGGTGATGTTCATACTTTAACTTGTCAGTTTAATGATTTTCGCTTGACATCTTACATCAAGTACGCATGcaagcacagacagacagacggatagacaggcaatcagtaagacagacagacaaaagcacatactgacaaaaagacagacagacagacacacacacacacagacacacacgcacacacgcacgcacgcacacacacacacacacacacacacacacacacacacacacacacacacacacacacacacacacacacacatgcccaaaGCGAGACGTCAGCAAAATGTCATGTCAAAGATGTTGACAGATCTATGGCaagtaataataatataataaaaaTAATGTATAATATTTCTCGAGCAAAAATATATCCAGGGTCAAATCCTGCTCATAACGCTTCACAATCTTTGGAAAATGTACACACTCAAAATGTATCATTATCGATCTGCATCTCATGATATTAATCATGAAAAATAAGGTATATATACGCTCGGATATATATAAGTATTGGAGACAACCATTAAAACTCGGGCCATTTTCAAGTATCAGGTGTATGTTACTGCTCCAGACGACAGAATGATGTTCGCAACACAGCTTTTCCTTATTCTCTCCGTGGCAACGGTTGTACTTGGTAAAGATCTTTTGGGGGattttcaaaacatttaagtCAATCTGCTTGAACTTTTCCTCGCCGTTTAACGCAAAAGGGCGACTGTGTTTTAGGTCCGACTTAACTTTCTTAAGTTTTCCGTGACAGTTACAGCTTTAGTTGCATTCCTTGCTTGACTTGTATGAAGTGTCCGTGACTGTTTCTGTTCAAAAGAGCGACATTGTTTCAGACCTTGCTTGgatgttctgtttacatttcaGCCTAAAATGGCGATTTTGTTTCAGACCAGACTTGACTTGCTTGAATGTTCTGTGTACGTTTCAGCCTAAAATGGCAACATTGTTTCAGACCTGACTTGACTTGCTTAAAATGTTCCGTGTACGCTTCAACCCAAAAGGATTACTTTATTAGTCTATGCACTATCGTGCCTTTTAGGTATTTTCCATGACAGTTTCAGCCAAAAAGGAACAACTTTATTTTAGCTTTGATGTGCCTTGCTTGAATTTTCAAAGACTGTTTAAGACCTCTATATGCCTTGCTTGAATTGTCAATGGCTGTTTCAGCCAAAATGGGCGAATCCGATTTAAATCTGTCGTGCCTTGCTTGAATTGCTCACGACTGTTTAAGCCCACAATGGGGTCTTTGTTTAAGACCTCATATGccttgttttaatttgttacGACTATATTAGCCCAAATTAATGGGCGAATTCGATTTATACATGACGTGCCTTGTTTGAATTTTCCACGACTAGTTCAGCCTAAATGGACGAATTCGATTTATATGTGACGTGACTTGCTTGAATTTTGCACGAGTATTTCAGCCTAAATGGGCGAATTCGATTTATATACGACGTGCAACGTGACTTGCTTGAATTTTCTACGACTATTTCAGCCCAAATGGACGAattcgatatatatatatatatatatatatctgactTGCCTTGTTTGAATTGTCCATGACTGTTTTATCTCAAAATGTCGACTAACAGGCCAAGGTCGAGTCTGCACATACGTCGACCAACAAGATATGGAAGCACTCGGTATGGGTTTGTCTGTCGTTGCTGATACGCTCGAGGCCTGCAAGGCTGCGTGTGAAGCAAATGTGCAATGCGTGGCTCTAGAGTTCGGTTTTTTCACGTGCAATCTCAACACCGATCTCCCCGACACATCACCCCAAATTGGAATCACCTTTTCCATTGCAACCTGTACTACTGGTAAGGTTGCTTGTATTGTGTGATAAATTGTcgctgtttgttgtgtgtgtgtgtgtgtgtgtgtgtgtgtgtgtgtgtgtgtgtgtgtgtgtgtgtgtgtatgtgtgtgtgtgtgtgtgtgtgtgtgtgtgtgtacccgcgtgtgtatgtgtgtgtgtgtgtgtgtacgtctgtgtgtacccgcgtgtgtatgtgtgtatgtatgtgtgtatatatataatgtgtgtgtgtgtgtgtgtgtgtgtgtgtgtgtgtgtgtgtgtgtgt
Protein-coding regions in this window:
- the LOC138957080 gene encoding protein delta homolog 1-like yields the protein MMFATQLFLILSVATVVLGQGRVCTYVDQQDMEALGMGLSVVADTLEACKAACEANVQCVALEFGFFTCNLNTDLPDTSPQIGITFSIATCTTADPCTSDPCQNGATCIGNATAASFDCICPFGFAGDTCQIECDFSCPSPKACLYGSFQLVDPQDGTCPDFTCVESKRENVYNRKRGSRRYNRRG